One genomic window of Chrysiogenes arsenatis DSM 11915 includes the following:
- the mce gene encoding methylmalonyl-CoA epimerase, with protein MLNKIDHIGVAVRSLDEAVGFYRAMGAEPYHFEEVPSQKVRVAFIKVGESNIELLEPTAPDSPVAIYLEKRGEGMHHICYNVDDVAAGLATLKDAGYRLIDEAPKPGAHGCTVAFVHPKSTNSVLTELSQHGEHEGH; from the coding sequence ATGCTGAACAAAATTGACCATATCGGCGTTGCCGTCCGTTCCCTTGACGAAGCCGTTGGATTCTACCGCGCCATGGGCGCCGAGCCATACCATTTTGAAGAAGTCCCTTCGCAGAAAGTGCGCGTTGCATTCATCAAAGTTGGCGAAAGTAATATCGAACTGCTCGAACCAACCGCCCCAGATTCCCCCGTCGCCATCTATCTGGAAAAGCGCGGCGAAGGGATGCACCACATCTGCTATAACGTCGATGACGTCGCCGCTGGCCTCGCGACCCTCAAAGATGCCGGCTACCGCCTGATTGACGAAGCGCCAAAACCTGGCGCGCACGGCTGCACCGTGGCGTTTGTTCATCCCAAAAGCACTAACAGTGTTTTGACAGAACTCTCGCAGCATGGGGAACACGAAGGGCACTGA